A region of Paenibacillus thiaminolyticus DNA encodes the following proteins:
- a CDS encoding tubulin-like doman-containing protein, which produces MKPIVREHIQQLDVSLGGGIVSDKIRVDTIDNPILIIGLGGTGIDALLRLKYQINRRFKLPEDPISKKKREKPDNVEFLAFETNEQDRNKKYRGIGLDPLNEFVLLSNAEIGGLLQNRSILEPYITEWLSPELSITDGMNGAAGVRQAGRLLLFTKINQVVQAIDKKIKTLSVGTNKKLMVFLLSGLSGGTGSGCFLDISYIVRGIIERDYGSAGIDRVNTLGYLFTPDVNLSNKSLSEHTREYIKKNGYAALKELDYWMNVDSRGERFRQKYGNILTVNSPLPPFNLCHLISATNTEGKLLENSYDYCMNVTAENITNFMASEEKQSGEEFAIHDYISNIRTNIAQMNRAYPANYEYNIIGASSAVLPIEEMTTYLGYRLFQKMEKMFQKAPSQEEVEKFARKLGVDLDTMVKTFESRVPEPLPGFENSERLSYNNVIKMQVVNMDTELEQTFLARAREEYIKAKKQLPGEIVGSFTDQIRRMFLHPEQGPFYVSRLIYTEKGFCLLKMLLSYIETLRENLHHIPRDIEAAQEQANERLGDAKSAFISKDKKKNMYIEAKIHEYWLHADVERTEQMIEFYEDLYQLLNQENNRIYSVFTEILNALNSIFEKNGDILINGEEQADHKGNRTYYWNIVSVPDISKVISNIMDQKEVDDLIRDFSLELLNHSNQWIKEQELDIVSSISDFLSDKFGDLITQSMEEFLVMKFGNDESIDKFVERQIASKLDDEAVPVFHLSNSSGNLHFPRWGFVSVPVQAPSILKGIRNYQNNAVGKSNFTVKESEVKNRIFWLNTHNGVPLFVYTPLKVYEESYERTILDKEGIGRHLVQTDKANWTYLPSPIPEQSWGDTYQNERVQKYNARVRAEFERGSRFKTVIEKGMDDNTSNRYAVVFTKPFNLADMLQGYDLQLQAAKPNLGEVKRAYLDLKRLLEEGLEPVETKDIFGSMNEDLAKDNLIRSPELIARIREELAKYEAIEAKMAEFEQILSQHQDEEKWQDQFIEALYTGTICKKGALYVYDRDEEEEAWEPFANLMKSRDYVEYEVYEHFRGLDEKSRGTLLRKSARRAAEMTATEDVAPLLAKLDELYAAFLEARERLEYEKIELANGEDTYQFYKQLTTKLNAIRRKLK; this is translated from the coding sequence TGCTGCAGAACCGCAGCATCCTGGAGCCGTACATTACCGAGTGGCTGTCCCCCGAGCTCAGCATCACCGACGGGATGAACGGCGCCGCAGGCGTGCGCCAGGCGGGCCGCCTGCTGCTGTTCACCAAAATCAATCAGGTCGTGCAGGCGATTGACAAGAAGATTAAGACGCTGTCCGTCGGCACGAACAAGAAGCTGATGGTATTTCTCCTGTCCGGCTTGTCCGGCGGGACCGGCAGCGGCTGCTTCCTGGATATTTCCTATATCGTGCGGGGCATTATCGAGCGGGATTACGGCTCGGCGGGCATCGACCGCGTCAATACGCTCGGCTATCTGTTCACGCCGGACGTGAACCTGTCGAACAAGAGCCTAAGCGAGCATACGCGCGAATATATCAAGAAGAACGGCTACGCCGCGCTCAAGGAGCTTGATTACTGGATGAACGTTGACAGCCGCGGCGAGCGCTTCCGGCAGAAATACGGCAACATCCTGACGGTTAATTCTCCGCTGCCGCCGTTCAATCTGTGCCATCTGATCTCGGCGACGAACACGGAAGGGAAGCTGCTGGAGAACTCGTACGACTACTGCATGAACGTGACGGCCGAGAACATTACCAACTTCATGGCGAGCGAGGAGAAGCAGTCCGGCGAGGAATTCGCGATTCACGACTATATCAGCAATATCCGTACGAATATCGCCCAGATGAACCGGGCGTATCCGGCCAATTACGAATACAACATCATCGGCGCGTCGTCGGCCGTCCTGCCAATCGAAGAGATGACGACCTATCTCGGGTACCGTCTGTTCCAGAAGATGGAGAAGATGTTCCAGAAGGCGCCGAGCCAGGAGGAGGTCGAGAAGTTCGCCCGCAAGCTGGGCGTCGATCTCGACACGATGGTGAAGACATTCGAATCGCGCGTGCCGGAGCCGCTGCCGGGCTTCGAGAACAGCGAGCGCCTGAGCTATAACAATGTCATCAAAATGCAAGTCGTCAATATGGATACGGAGCTGGAGCAGACGTTCCTGGCGCGGGCGCGCGAGGAATACATCAAGGCGAAGAAGCAGCTTCCCGGCGAGATCGTCGGCAGCTTCACCGATCAGATCCGGCGGATGTTCCTCCATCCGGAGCAGGGGCCGTTCTATGTGTCCCGTCTCATCTACACGGAGAAGGGCTTCTGTCTGTTGAAAATGCTGCTCTCCTACATCGAGACGCTGCGCGAGAATCTGCATCATATTCCGCGCGACATCGAGGCGGCGCAGGAGCAGGCGAATGAGCGCCTCGGCGATGCGAAGAGCGCCTTTATTTCCAAGGACAAAAAGAAAAATATGTACATCGAAGCCAAAATCCATGAATATTGGCTGCATGCCGATGTGGAGCGCACGGAGCAGATGATCGAATTCTACGAGGATCTGTACCAGCTGCTGAACCAGGAGAACAACCGCATTTATAGCGTATTTACCGAAATATTGAACGCGCTCAACTCGATCTTCGAGAAGAACGGCGACATTCTGATCAACGGCGAGGAGCAGGCCGACCATAAAGGGAACCGGACCTATTACTGGAACATCGTCAGCGTGCCGGACATCTCGAAAGTCATCAGCAACATTATGGATCAGAAGGAAGTCGATGACTTGATCCGCGACTTCTCGCTGGAGCTGCTGAATCACTCGAACCAGTGGATCAAGGAGCAGGAGCTCGATATCGTTAGTTCGATCTCAGACTTCCTGTCGGACAAGTTCGGCGATCTGATTACGCAATCGATGGAGGAGTTCCTCGTCATGAAGTTCGGCAACGACGAGTCGATCGACAAGTTCGTCGAGCGCCAGATCGCGAGCAAGCTGGATGACGAGGCGGTTCCGGTCTTCCATCTGAGCAACAGCTCGGGCAATCTTCATTTCCCGCGCTGGGGCTTCGTGTCGGTGCCCGTCCAGGCGCCGAGCATTCTCAAAGGGATCCGCAATTATCAGAACAATGCGGTCGGCAAGTCGAACTTCACGGTCAAGGAGAGCGAAGTGAAGAACCGCATCTTCTGGCTGAATACGCATAACGGGGTGCCGCTCTTCGTCTATACGCCGCTCAAGGTATATGAGGAAAGCTACGAGCGCACGATTCTCGACAAGGAGGGGATCGGCCGCCATCTCGTGCAGACCGATAAAGCGAATTGGACTTATCTTCCTTCGCCGATACCGGAGCAATCATGGGGAGATACGTACCAGAATGAACGGGTGCAGAAATACAACGCCCGCGTCCGCGCCGAATTCGAACGGGGCTCGCGGTTCAAGACCGTCATCGAGAAGGGCATGGACGACAACACGAGCAACCGCTATGCGGTCGTCTTCACGAAGCCGTTCAACCTCGCGGACATGCTGCAAGGCTACGATCTGCAGCTTCAGGCCGCGAAGCCGAATCTCGGGGAAGTGAAGCGCGCTTACCTCGATCTGAAGCGGCTGCTGGAAGAGGGGCTGGAGCCGGTCGAGACCAAAGATATTTTCGGCAGCATGAACGAGGATCTGGCGAAGGACAATCTGATCCGCTCGCCGGAGCTGATTGCGCGCATTCGTGAGGAACTGGCCAAGTATGAGGCGATCGAGGCGAAGATGGCCGAGTTCGAGCAGATCCTTAGCCAGCATCAGGATGAGGAGAAGTGGCAGGATCAATTCATCGAGGCGCTGTACACCGGAACGATCTGCAAAAAAGGCGCGCTCTATGTGTATGACCGCGACGAGGAAGAGGAAGCATGGGAGCCGTTCGCCAATCTGATGAAGAGCCGGGATTATGTCGAATACGAAGTATACGAGCATTTCCGCGGCCTGGATGAGAAGAGTCGCGGCACGCTGCTGCGCAAATCGGCCCGCCGCGCCGCCGAGATGACGGCGACAGAGGACGTCGCGCCGCTGCTGGCGAAGCTGGATGAGCTGTACGCGGCATTCCTGGAGGCGCGCGAGCGGCTGGAATACGAGAAAATCGAGCTGGCGAACGGCGAGGACACGTACCAGTTCTACAAGCAATTGACGACCAAGCTGAACGCCATTCGGAGAAAGTTGAAATAA